In Cryptomeria japonica chromosome 10, Sugi_1.0, whole genome shotgun sequence, a genomic segment contains:
- the LOC131046249 gene encoding uncharacterized protein LOC131046249 isoform X1 translates to MDSNETSSSSLIFSWSRMKANGQDQDDLESGSPHLWRPGSTSYPTSLPHMYPMSARAEEIAKGRQELIKMFEGMPESSYELSLSDLVEQKDAMQNKCNEQANTETEESEERSTEKESKKKTRGSHRGGSTKKIGEDSKQFLLNIFVPSSLTSRSHRSMPRTSSSKSEDSEKGSGNKHNFTYIANLLKTKTAYSSMGSSVDFSKLSPKPANGKIYQALPASSMEDCHSSRIWKLVKLNRCSLCYGHTFLSRTDCQECKRSFCKNCVKVSIECTAEGKKCYNNCKGQFNAVRYSEGQLNRCMPFLALNRAKSERKSKFSLKDQENDFHSI, encoded by the exons ATGGATAGTAACGAAACAAGTTCTTCGAGTCTGATATTTTCATGGTCGAGAATGAAGGCCAATGGGCAGGACCAAGATGACTTGGAATCTGGGTCTCCTCATCTGTGGCGTCCTGGTTCAACTTCCTATCCTACGTCCTTACCCCACATGTACCCCATGTCTGCAAGGGCAGAGGAGATTGCCAAAGGGAGGCAGGAGCTCATTAAAATGTTTGAAGGAATGCCTGAATCAAGCTATGAATTGTCACTGAGTGATCTCGTGGAGCAGAAGGATGCCATGCAGAATAAATGCAATGAACAAGCAAATACAGAAACAGAGGAATCAGAGGAAAGAAGTACAGAAAAGGAGtcaaagaagaaaacaagaggaaGCCATAGAGGTGGATCAActaagaaaattggagaagatagtAAGCAGTTTCTTCTCAACATATTTGTTCCTAGCAGTTTGACGTCCCGTTCTCATAGGTCAATGCCTAGGACTTCTTCTTCAAAGAGTGAAGACTCTGAAAAGGGATCAGGGAACAAACATAACTTCACTTATATAGCAAATCTGTTGAAGACCAAGACGGCTTATTCTTCTATGGGGTCTTCAGTTGATTTTTCTAAATTGTCCCCAAAACCTGCAAATGGAAAGATTTATCAGGCCCTTCCAGCCAGTTCCATGGAGGACTGTCATAGTTCCAGGATTTGGAAACTTGTCAAGTTGAACCGATGCTCATTGTGTTATGGGCATACTTTCCTGTCGAGGACTGATTGTCAG GAATGTAAAAGATCCTTTTGTAAAAATtgtgtcaaagtgtcaattgaatGTACAGCAGAAGGAAAAAAATGTTACAATAACTGCAAGGGTCAATTTAATGCTGTAAG ATACTCTGAAGGACAGTTAAACAGATGCATGCCTTTCTTAGCCCTTAACAGAGCAAAATCtgaaagaaaatcaaaattttctctaaaaGACCAAGAGAATGACTTCCATTCCATCTGA
- the LOC131046249 gene encoding uncharacterized protein LOC131046249 isoform X2, with product MDSNETSSSSLIFSWSRMKANGQDQDDLESGSPHLWRPGSTSYPTSLPHMYPMSARAEEIAKGRQELIKMFEGMPESSYELSLSDLVEQKDAMQNKCNEQANTETEESEERSTEKESKKKTRGSHRGGSTKKIGEDSKQFLLNIFVPSSLTSRSHRSMPRTSSSKSEDSEKGSGNKHNFTYIANLLKTKTAYSSMGSSVDFSKLSPKPANGKIYQALPASSMEDCHSSRIWKLVKLNRCSLCYGHTFLSRTDCQNQDPKTSSS from the exons ATGGATAGTAACGAAACAAGTTCTTCGAGTCTGATATTTTCATGGTCGAGAATGAAGGCCAATGGGCAGGACCAAGATGACTTGGAATCTGGGTCTCCTCATCTGTGGCGTCCTGGTTCAACTTCCTATCCTACGTCCTTACCCCACATGTACCCCATGTCTGCAAGGGCAGAGGAGATTGCCAAAGGGAGGCAGGAGCTCATTAAAATGTTTGAAGGAATGCCTGAATCAAGCTATGAATTGTCACTGAGTGATCTCGTGGAGCAGAAGGATGCCATGCAGAATAAATGCAATGAACAAGCAAATACAGAAACAGAGGAATCAGAGGAAAGAAGTACAGAAAAGGAGtcaaagaagaaaacaagaggaaGCCATAGAGGTGGATCAActaagaaaattggagaagatagtAAGCAGTTTCTTCTCAACATATTTGTTCCTAGCAGTTTGACGTCCCGTTCTCATAGGTCAATGCCTAGGACTTCTTCTTCAAAGAGTGAAGACTCTGAAAAGGGATCAGGGAACAAACATAACTTCACTTATATAGCAAATCTGTTGAAGACCAAGACGGCTTATTCTTCTATGGGGTCTTCAGTTGATTTTTCTAAATTGTCCCCAAAACCTGCAAATGGAAAGATTTATCAGGCCCTTCCAGCCAGTTCCATGGAGGACTGTCATAGTTCCAGGATTTGGAAACTTGTCAAGTTGAACCGATGCTCATTGTGTTATGGGCATACTTTCCTGTCGAGGACTGATTGTCAG AATCAAGATCCGAAAACAAGTTCATCGTAG